Proteins encoded within one genomic window of Prauserella marina:
- a CDS encoding sensor histidine kinase, translating into MKRRARDVLSTVIAVAASLVSSMYVAGAEDYVPGTGVVAFTWWSGLSLLTAAGAAVLLCWRHTLPEIVTAVAVAPPLLLGADSLAALIALAALAASRRDWVLWVGGVLVFTATALAVGRDLGRHPDVTIAGELADLDGTNGTLVWTVVLAAVLTAVALLTGATRGVRGDLRRKEAEEQRLRAEMTRRAERTRIAREMHDVLGHRLSLLSLQAGALEVGGHADPEKAAETARTVRGTARQSLEDLRQVIGVLRDGKGFAEREGDREPAERALPGLADIPELVANSRRSGLTINVTVLIDV; encoded by the coding sequence ATGAAACGCCGCGCACGGGACGTGCTGAGCACCGTGATCGCCGTCGCGGCGAGTCTGGTCAGCAGCATGTACGTCGCCGGAGCCGAGGACTACGTGCCGGGCACCGGGGTGGTCGCGTTCACCTGGTGGTCGGGACTGAGCTTGCTCACGGCGGCCGGTGCGGCCGTGCTGCTGTGCTGGCGGCACACGCTGCCGGAGATCGTCACCGCCGTCGCGGTCGCTCCGCCGCTGCTGCTCGGTGCCGACTCGCTCGCCGCGCTGATCGCGCTGGCGGCGCTCGCGGCGAGCAGGAGGGACTGGGTGCTCTGGGTGGGCGGGGTGCTCGTGTTCACGGCCACCGCGCTCGCGGTCGGCAGGGATCTCGGCAGGCATCCGGACGTCACCATCGCCGGAGAACTGGCCGATCTGGACGGCACGAACGGCACACTGGTCTGGACGGTCGTCCTCGCGGCCGTGCTGACCGCCGTCGCCCTGCTGACCGGAGCCACCAGGGGGGTGCGCGGGGATTTGCGGCGCAAGGAAGCCGAGGAACAGCGGTTGCGGGCGGAGATGACCCGCAGGGCCGAACGCACCAGGATCGCGAGAGAAATGCACGACGTGCTCGGCCACCGGCTTTCCCTGCTGTCGTTGCAGGCCGGCGCGCTGGAGGTCGGCGGGCACGCCGATCCGGAGAAAGCCGCCGAGACCGCGCGCACGGTGCGCGGCACCGCGCGGCAGTCCCTTGAGGACCTTCGTCAGGTCATCGGCGTACTCAGGGACGGAAAGGGGTTCGCCGAACGCGAGGGTGACCGGGAACCGGCCGAGCGGGCCCTGCCCGGTCTGGCCGACATTCCGGAACTGGTGGCCAATTCGCGGCGCTCGGGGCTCACGATCAACGTGACCGTGCTGATCGACGTGTGA
- a CDS encoding IS481 family transposase, which produces MAHANAALTPRHRLRLARLIVEEGWPPSRAAEFFHVSWRTAAKWAQRYREEGLAGMVDRSSARRTQAAKTPQPAVRKIVHLRWKQRLGPVQIGSKLGMPASTVHAVLVRCGLNRLSHIDRVTGEPARRYERSRPGELIHVDVTKFGNVPDGGGWRFVGVQQGYRNSAATSRRTGRHGGNYRPAVGTCFVHTVIDDYSRVAYAECHNDETAATAAAVLHRAVAWFADRGIIVERVLSDNGSAYKSFLWRDTCQELGITMKKTRPYRPQTNGKIERLHRTMSDGWAYKKLYSSEDARRNALAGWLHQYNHHRPHSALSGRPPITRLDNLPGHHN; this is translated from the coding sequence ATGGCTCACGCTAACGCGGCTTTGACCCCGAGACACCGTCTTCGTTTGGCGCGGCTGATCGTGGAGGAGGGTTGGCCACCGTCGAGGGCTGCTGAGTTCTTCCATGTCTCGTGGCGCACGGCTGCGAAGTGGGCCCAGCGCTATCGCGAGGAGGGCCTGGCGGGGATGGTCGATCGGTCTTCGGCTCGGCGGACGCAGGCGGCCAAGACGCCCCAGCCGGCGGTGCGCAAGATCGTGCATCTGCGCTGGAAACAGCGGCTCGGACCGGTGCAGATCGGCTCGAAGTTGGGGATGCCGGCCTCGACCGTGCATGCGGTGCTGGTGCGCTGCGGGCTCAACCGGCTCTCCCACATCGACCGCGTCACCGGTGAACCCGCGCGACGTTACGAGCGGTCCCGGCCTGGTGAGTTGATCCATGTCGACGTCACCAAGTTCGGCAACGTTCCCGACGGTGGTGGCTGGCGGTTCGTCGGTGTTCAGCAGGGCTACCGCAACTCTGCCGCGACCTCACGGCGCACCGGCCGACATGGCGGCAACTATCGGCCTGCGGTCGGGACCTGCTTCGTGCATACCGTGATCGACGACTACTCGCGCGTGGCCTACGCCGAGTGCCATAACGACGAGACGGCTGCGACCGCCGCCGCGGTCCTGCACCGGGCAGTGGCCTGGTTCGCCGATCGCGGCATCATCGTCGAGCGCGTGCTGTCCGACAACGGAAGCGCCTACAAGTCGTTCCTATGGCGTGACACCTGCCAAGAACTCGGCATCACCATGAAGAAAACCCGACCCTATCGGCCACAAACCAACGGGAAGATCGAGAGACTCCACCGCACAATGTCGGATGGCTGGGCCTACAAGAAGCTCTACTCCTCAGAAGACGCCCGCCGCAACGCACTGGCAGGATGGCTGCACC